In Armatimonadota bacterium, one DNA window encodes the following:
- a CDS encoding VWA domain-containing protein: MRNKNRAGLSQAAFLGGISTMIAISLLAAGLIGTVNAPANYALPVVSVVPESRQVQEIKQTGLDRHIDPGALQIWDPKGPGAFCPLKGTEVVADVAGFGARVTVRQTFTNPSKSPIEAIYTFPLPADAAVDRMRFAVGNRIIEGQIKRREEARRIYEAAKNAGQAAALLDQERPNIFTQSVANVMPGQDVQVEISYVQLVSFKDDWFEFNFPMVVGPRFMGNAPDPNRIGTPIVKEGMRTGAGISVKVNLDAGGPIQEVQSVLHQIQSDNVGKGRMAIQLAKKDEIPNKDFILRYRLAGNSVRDAFFTHADAQKGGFFTLALLPPQRIESSDISPKEMIFVMDQSGSQSGFPIEKSKEMMRRMLQIMRPNDTFNVMCFRNVCNALWAKPLPNSQENRAAALQFINALQANGGTQLRLAIDKAMETPADPKRVRIIVFNTDGYVGDEFNILDTIQKNVGTARIFTFGIGNSVNRFLIDSMSAAGRGE, translated from the coding sequence ATGCGAAACAAGAACCGCGCGGGCCTTTCCCAGGCCGCGTTCTTAGGAGGGATTTCAACGATGATTGCCATTTCACTGCTCGCCGCAGGACTTATAGGGACCGTCAATGCCCCGGCGAACTATGCCTTACCCGTTGTGAGCGTGGTCCCCGAATCGAGACAGGTCCAGGAGATCAAACAGACCGGCCTGGACAGGCACATCGATCCCGGCGCCCTGCAGATTTGGGACCCGAAGGGCCCCGGAGCGTTCTGCCCGCTGAAGGGCACCGAAGTCGTCGCGGACGTCGCCGGATTCGGCGCTCGCGTGACCGTTCGCCAGACGTTCACCAACCCATCGAAGTCGCCAATCGAGGCGATCTACACCTTCCCGCTTCCGGCCGACGCGGCCGTGGACCGCATGCGCTTTGCGGTCGGCAACCGCATCATCGAGGGCCAGATCAAGCGGCGCGAGGAGGCCCGACGTATTTATGAGGCCGCCAAGAACGCGGGCCAAGCCGCCGCTCTGCTCGATCAGGAGCGCCCCAACATCTTCACCCAGTCGGTCGCCAACGTGATGCCGGGCCAGGACGTGCAGGTCGAGATCAGCTACGTCCAGCTCGTCAGCTTCAAGGACGATTGGTTTGAGTTCAATTTCCCGATGGTCGTGGGCCCTCGATTCATGGGTAACGCCCCCGACCCGAACAGGATCGGCACGCCGATCGTGAAGGAGGGCATGCGCACCGGCGCGGGAATCAGCGTGAAGGTCAACCTGGACGCGGGCGGTCCGATCCAGGAAGTGCAGTCGGTTCTGCACCAGATCCAGTCCGACAACGTTGGCAAGGGACGCATGGCGATCCAGCTCGCGAAGAAGGACGAGATCCCCAACAAGGACTTCATCCTGCGCTACAGGCTCGCTGGCAACTCAGTCCGCGACGCATTCTTCACCCATGCCGACGCTCAGAAGGGCGGGTTCTTTACGTTGGCGCTGCTCCCGCCTCAGCGCATTGAGAGCTCCGACATCTCTCCCAAGGAGATGATCTTCGTGATGGACCAGAGCGGCAGCCAGAGCGGCTTTCCTATCGAGAAATCCAAGGAGATGATGCGCCGGATGCTGCAGATCATGCGGCCCAACGACACATTCAACGTGATGTGCTTCCGCAACGTGTGCAACGCTCTCTGGGCGAAGCCACTGCCGAACTCCCAGGAGAACCGAGCGGCAGCCCTGCAGTTCATCAACGCACTTCAGGCCAACGGCGGCACACAGCTCAGGCTGGCAATCGACAAGGCCATGGAGACCCCGGCCGATCCCAAGCGGGTCCGGATCATCGTGTTCAATACCGACGGTTATGTCGGCGACGAGTTCAACATCCTGGACACCATCCAGAAGAACGTCGGCACCGCGCGCATTTTCACGTTCGGCATCGGCAACAGCGTCAACCGGTTCCTCATCGATTCGATGAGCGCCGCAGGGCGCGGTGAG
- a CDS encoding thioredoxin family protein: MSLTHRLLTPLLLLAAALPLSARTEDAPAASLVVADAFAKAKMEKKVAMVAFHASWCGWCHKMDSVMKRPEIKPIFDKYFVVTWLTVMEGPDKKNLENAGGDELMKANGGEGQGIPYFYFANPSSQKTIVTSKRPATATDKGGNVGCPAEPFEIAYFLDMVKKAVPRISPAELKTLEAGFKTVKGGG, from the coding sequence ATGTCCCTTACACACAGGCTCTTGACCCCATTGCTGCTGCTCGCGGCAGCGCTGCCCCTCAGCGCCCGCACCGAGGACGCGCCCGCCGCCTCTTTGGTTGTCGCCGATGCCTTCGCAAAGGCAAAGATGGAAAAGAAGGTCGCAATGGTGGCGTTCCACGCCTCCTGGTGCGGCTGGTGCCACAAGATGGATTCCGTGATGAAGCGGCCCGAAATCAAGCCGATCTTTGATAAGTACTTCGTGGTCACCTGGCTGACCGTCATGGAGGGACCAGACAAGAAGAACCTGGAGAACGCCGGTGGCGACGAACTGATGAAGGCGAACGGTGGCGAAGGCCAAGGAATCCCCTACTTCTACTTCGCCAACCCTTCGAGCCAAAAGACGATCGTCACCTCGAAGCGCCCTGCCACAGCTACCGACAAGGGTGGAAACGTGGGCTGCCCCGCGGAGCCGTTTGAGATCGCCTACTTCCTCGATATGGTCAAGAAGGCCGTTCCTAGAATCAGCCCAGCAGAACTCAAGACCCTTGAAGCGGGCTTCAAGACTGTCAAAGGCGGCGGGTAA
- a CDS encoding universal stress protein — protein MKVLLATDDSDYAQLAEAALRLTPRLRAADVSVASVVPSAHVAVASVAPLGMAVSGEQAREIVEIGLHHAQSFVEAAVGRLRAHGHKAEGVVLEGNIGDRLLEHAESERVDLILVGSRGLGAIKSFVLGSVARKLLNQATCSVLVSHPYAGHSVGDSLKQLQQLEKARVVLGADGSAGAEAAENWLAQEGPGSFDMVCSACAEPLNVVPAGVDPAAFLPYYEYDRDRALSVVQHSQERMAGLGVEMCTHTDIGRPAEVLIETAKTKSADLLVVGATRHGVLERFLIGSVSYEVAVQAPCSVLVVRP, from the coding sequence ATGAAAGTACTGCTGGCAACGGATGATTCGGACTACGCGCAACTGGCCGAAGCTGCGCTCAGGCTCACTCCACGGCTAAGGGCCGCCGACGTGTCTGTGGCGAGCGTCGTGCCGAGCGCCCACGTTGCCGTGGCTTCGGTCGCACCCCTTGGCATGGCCGTCAGCGGTGAGCAGGCACGTGAGATCGTCGAAATCGGCCTGCACCATGCCCAGAGCTTCGTCGAGGCGGCCGTCGGACGCCTGCGCGCCCATGGCCACAAGGCCGAGGGCGTCGTGCTGGAGGGCAACATCGGCGATAGGCTGCTTGAGCATGCGGAGTCCGAACGCGTCGACCTGATCCTCGTCGGCAGCCGGGGCCTTGGCGCCATCAAGAGCTTCGTGCTGGGAAGCGTGGCCAGAAAGCTCCTCAACCAAGCGACATGCTCCGTCCTAGTGTCTCATCCTTATGCAGGACACAGCGTCGGCGACTCCTTGAAGCAGCTTCAGCAACTTGAGAAGGCTCGGGTCGTGTTGGGCGCAGACGGCTCTGCGGGCGCCGAAGCCGCCGAAAATTGGCTGGCTCAAGAAGGGCCTGGATCGTTCGACATGGTCTGCAGCGCCTGTGCCGAACCGCTAAACGTGGTGCCTGCCGGGGTGGACCCCGCGGCGTTCCTGCCCTATTACGAATACGACCGGGACCGGGCCCTTTCGGTCGTGCAGCATTCCCAGGAGCGGATGGCCGGGTTGGGTGTCGAGATGTGCACGCATACAGACATCGGCAGGCCGGCAGAGGTGCTGATCGAAACCGCCAAGACCAAGTCTGCCGACCTGCTGGTCGTCGGCGCGACGCGGCACGGGGTGTTGGAGCGGTTCCTGATCGGGAGCGTCAGCTACGAGGTAGCGGTCCAAGCGCCGTGCTCGGTGCTCGTGGTCAGGCCCTGA
- the fahA gene encoding fumarylacetoacetase, with product MKFVIPEDKKSWVPVPEGSGFPIQNLPFGKFIDPATGLDELGVRIGDLVLSLRPLAEAGLIEDLDLDMVFDVAGLAEAVGGSLAPIRRRVYELLEEGSAELQGNAGLRRACFLPADGLEMVLPTFVRGFVDFYSGIHHASNVGRMFRPDQPPLLPNYRHLPVAYNGRASSVIVSGEPILRPNGQTKDASSESPTFGPTKELDFELEMGFLVGKGNDLGSPIPIEHAEDHVLGLVLVNDWSARDVQRWEYQPLGPFLAKSFATSISPWVVTLDALEPFRIAGMPQNPEVLPHLRQSGSGHFDIQLEVTLQSKKMAQPQVICRSNTSNLYWTIAQQIAHMASNGANLEPGDLCASGTISGPGEDSYGSMLELSWRGQRPIQLSETGETRTFLEDGDTVAMTAFARKGGLRIEFGEVRGTVGPAAKH from the coding sequence ATGAAATTCGTGATTCCTGAAGACAAGAAGAGCTGGGTCCCGGTGCCAGAGGGTTCGGGTTTCCCGATCCAGAACTTGCCCTTTGGCAAGTTCATCGACCCCGCCACCGGACTGGACGAACTGGGGGTTCGCATCGGCGATCTGGTGCTGAGCTTGCGGCCCCTTGCGGAAGCGGGCTTGATCGAAGATCTGGACCTCGACATGGTGTTCGACGTCGCGGGGCTGGCCGAGGCCGTGGGCGGTTCGCTCGCGCCGATCCGTAGGCGCGTGTACGAGCTTTTGGAGGAGGGGTCGGCAGAACTCCAAGGCAATGCGGGTCTGCGGCGGGCCTGTTTCCTACCCGCAGATGGGCTGGAAATGGTCCTGCCGACGTTTGTCCGAGGCTTTGTGGACTTCTATTCCGGGATCCACCACGCCTCGAACGTAGGGAGGATGTTCCGCCCGGACCAGCCGCCGCTGCTCCCGAACTATCGGCACCTTCCGGTGGCCTACAATGGGCGGGCGTCGAGCGTCATCGTGTCGGGTGAGCCGATCCTGCGCCCGAACGGCCAGACCAAGGATGCTTCGAGCGAATCTCCCACCTTTGGGCCAACTAAAGAGCTGGATTTCGAGCTCGAGATGGGTTTCCTGGTTGGCAAGGGCAACGATTTGGGTTCGCCGATCCCGATCGAGCACGCCGAGGACCACGTGCTCGGGCTGGTGCTGGTCAACGATTGGTCGGCTCGGGACGTTCAGCGCTGGGAATATCAGCCTCTGGGGCCCTTCCTGGCCAAAAGCTTTGCAACGAGCATCAGCCCCTGGGTGGTGACCCTCGACGCGCTCGAGCCGTTCCGGATTGCAGGGATGCCCCAGAACCCGGAGGTTCTTCCCCACCTGCGCCAGTCCGGAAGCGGCCACTTCGATATCCAGCTGGAAGTCACCTTACAGTCCAAAAAGATGGCTCAGCCTCAGGTGATATGCCGCTCCAATACGAGCAACCTCTACTGGACCATCGCCCAGCAGATCGCCCACATGGCCAGCAACGGCGCAAACCTCGAGCCGGGGGACCTCTGCGCCAGCGGCACGATCAGTGGCCCCGGGGAGGATTCGTACGGCTCGATGCTGGAGCTATCCTGGCGAGGGCAGAGGCCGATCCAGCTCTCTGAAACGGGAGAGACGCGAACGTTCCTCGAAGACGGCGACACGGTCGCGATGACGGCATTTGCGCGGAAGGGCGGGCTGCGCATCGAGTTTGGCGAGGTTCGCGGTACAGTAGGACCAGCGGCCAAGCACTAG
- a CDS encoding prepilin-type N-terminal cleavage/methylation domain-containing protein — MAASGPARDHNVGVAAVHGERAGVSLSRRGSTLIELLVVIAIIAILAAILVPVFSQAKAAAKKAACLSNLKQVGTAFELYLADYDDRLPDRRDLKLSLPGGYRPWTTWPPSDPRAGWTAVVLEPYVRSLGIFQCPAIAEAGLGTAVQVRQAVSAAANAPAANYWLWRFDRPDDPVPLDNLWGKSVDQALSDLQAAQNAQVGNPQGVAEIEMAVDPYFPGTIPTVPPAWKGKSMHFGGRNRLFLDWHVKFLRDRRTG, encoded by the coding sequence ATGGCTGCCTCAGGACCTGCGCGCGACCATAATGTCGGGGTGGCGGCCGTACATGGAGAGCGAGCAGGTGTTTCCCTATCGAGACGTGGTTCCACGCTGATCGAGCTCCTCGTCGTGATCGCGATCATCGCCATCCTCGCCGCGATCCTGGTCCCGGTCTTCTCCCAGGCAAAGGCCGCCGCGAAAAAGGCAGCCTGTCTCAGCAACCTCAAGCAAGTGGGCACGGCGTTCGAGCTCTATCTCGCTGACTACGACGATCGCCTGCCAGATCGGCGGGACCTGAAGCTCTCCCTTCCCGGCGGCTATCGGCCTTGGACCACTTGGCCTCCTTCCGACCCCAGGGCGGGTTGGACCGCAGTGGTGCTGGAGCCCTACGTGCGGAGTCTCGGCATATTCCAATGCCCGGCGATCGCGGAGGCGGGGCTCGGTACGGCGGTTCAGGTTCGGCAAGCCGTGTCAGCCGCCGCCAATGCTCCCGCCGCCAACTACTGGCTATGGCGGTTCGACCGGCCCGACGATCCGGTGCCCCTGGATAACCTCTGGGGCAAATCGGTGGACCAGGCGCTCAGCGACCTGCAGGCTGCCCAGAACGCACAGGTCGGCAACCCCCAGGGTGTCGCCGAGATCGAGATGGCCGTCGATCCTTACTTCCCGGGCACAATCCCTACCGTGCCGCCGGCATGGAAGGGCAAATCAATGCACTTCGGCGGGCGCAATCGTTTGTTTCTGGATTGGCACGTGAAGTTCTTGAGGGACAGAAGGACGGGATGA
- a CDS encoding cytochrome bc complex cytochrome b subunit: protein MAEILTPERPVEKTPLKPEEELLVDRPKLSDWLELRLGWWGFVRKNLDEPMPPGVGWWQTLGNLLMTLLMFQFITGFALAMFYTPSAHDAYASVKHITEEVALGSFVRGLHVWGSTIIVIFTVLHILRVFFWGSYKKPRELTWLVGVVIFNVILGFSFTGYLLPWDQKAYWATVVGTRIAATIPVVGHDLLVLIRGGEEVGALTLTRFFALHVMLLPAALMGFMALHLFLVRKHHIAGPVLPQKGKPVPFYPVQLFKDAVVVLGGMGLVVYLALAFPPALEAIADPSGTDFAPRPEWYFLGLYELLKIMPAGWEVVATMIVPGLVSMGMLFLPWLDRSPSRHPARRQWVIVTGCAVVLLIGIMTLKGILETPPPGAHGHKAAALKGSAPSAEAVRQAAEPPATAP from the coding sequence ATGGCTGAAATTCTAACCCCCGAACGTCCAGTCGAGAAGACTCCGCTCAAGCCCGAAGAGGAACTGCTCGTCGATCGCCCCAAGCTGAGCGACTGGCTTGAGCTCAGGCTTGGTTGGTGGGGCTTCGTGCGAAAGAATCTCGACGAGCCGATGCCCCCAGGCGTCGGCTGGTGGCAGACGCTGGGCAACCTCCTGATGACCTTGCTGATGTTCCAGTTCATCACGGGTTTTGCGCTGGCGATGTTCTACACGCCGAGCGCGCACGATGCCTATGCGAGCGTCAAGCACATCACGGAGGAAGTAGCCCTTGGGTCGTTCGTGCGCGGACTTCACGTTTGGGGTTCGACCATTATCGTGATCTTCACTGTGCTGCACATCCTGCGCGTGTTCTTCTGGGGCTCCTACAAGAAGCCGCGCGAGCTCACCTGGCTGGTCGGCGTGGTGATCTTCAACGTCATCCTGGGCTTTTCGTTCACGGGCTATCTGCTGCCGTGGGACCAGAAGGCGTACTGGGCGACGGTCGTTGGAACGCGCATCGCAGCAACCATCCCGGTCGTCGGCCACGACCTGCTGGTTCTCATTCGCGGTGGAGAAGAGGTCGGGGCGCTCACGCTTACTCGGTTCTTTGCGCTCCACGTGATGCTGCTTCCGGCGGCACTGATGGGCTTCATGGCGCTGCACCTCTTCCTCGTGCGCAAGCACCATATCGCTGGGCCCGTGCTCCCGCAGAAAGGTAAGCCGGTTCCGTTTTATCCTGTCCAGCTCTTCAAGGACGCGGTGGTTGTCCTTGGCGGCATGGGGTTGGTGGTCTATCTGGCCCTTGCTTTCCCGCCGGCGCTAGAGGCCATCGCGGACCCGAGCGGCACGGACTTCGCGCCGAGGCCCGAGTGGTACTTCCTTGGGCTCTATGAGCTTCTCAAGATCATGCCGGCAGGCTGGGAGGTCGTGGCGACGATGATCGTTCCCGGCCTGGTGAGCATGGGAATGCTCTTCCTGCCCTGGCTCGACCGCTCGCCATCCCGCCACCCGGCACGCAGGCAATGGGTGATCGTCACGGGGTGCGCCGTGGTCTTGCTCATCGGCATCATGACGCTCAAGGGGATTCTTGAGACTCCACCCCCCGGCGCGCACGGACACAAGGCGGCGGCGCTCAAGGGCTCTGCGCCGTCGGCGGAGGCCGTCCGACAGGCGGCGGAACCTCCGGCGACGGCTCCCTGA
- a CDS encoding ubiquinol-cytochrome c reductase iron-sulfur subunit — MSNEQPVSNSLIDSINDQPGPPRRKLLGWLVAGINLIVGGVVLGPVLGFLGSPLGRKTKGMWVPVLGLSEIQDGQTREASFTMQIKDGYALVDRKYTVFLHRSGEEVIAFDPACTHLGCRINWVGEKDRYFCPCHGGVFGKDGSVVSGPPPKPLEQHPVKVENGQIFVQKNV, encoded by the coding sequence ATGAGCAACGAACAACCTGTATCCAACTCCCTGATCGATTCGATCAACGATCAGCCAGGCCCGCCCCGGCGCAAGCTGTTGGGCTGGCTGGTGGCCGGCATCAACCTGATCGTCGGAGGCGTCGTCCTCGGGCCGGTCCTGGGCTTCCTGGGATCGCCTCTGGGAAGAAAGACCAAAGGCATGTGGGTGCCCGTGCTGGGCCTTTCGGAGATTCAAGACGGGCAGACCCGCGAGGCCTCCTTCACGATGCAGATCAAGGACGGCTACGCGCTGGTCGACCGCAAGTACACCGTGTTCCTTCACAGGTCGGGAGAGGAGGTCATCGCCTTCGACCCCGCGTGCACCCACCTTGGCTGCAGGATCAACTGGGTTGGCGAAAAGGACCGCTACTTCTGCCCTTGCCACGGCGGCGTGTTCGGCAAGGACGGCAGCGTCGTGTCTGGACCGCCTCCCAAACCCCTCGAACAGCATCCCGTCAAGGTCGAGAACGGCCAGATCTTCGTGCAAAAGAACGTGTAA
- a CDS encoding 4Fe-4S dicluster domain-containing protein translates to MARLAMLIDLTRCIGCDACTVACKQENGTPMDVFFARVLNIEAGKYPDAKRVYLPMLCYHCENPACLKACPNKAIFMRPDGVVLIDQDRCRGTGACVSACPYGNIVLKAEDAWYLNEDEAYERDFVKPRLNQNVARKCTYCVQRVDVGLDPACVVACPTKARIFGDMDNPESEISTYIEEQVVETKRSPFQLLPEAGTNPAGRYLGTMAKQASSTFGQRAGVERAEPLDSPAGKPTTPKAKSGSMGVHWLATLLALLMLFGMAALGRGQGTSESPVPENLKTRPTTDHFATSNCMGCHGMSAMGGLGPPIAQTKVTLEKFEEVVRKGKGMMPATKEADLSAQQLREIFEEVKAKPWDETQIPIAYKVGSLLSTRNVGIIFSLVTLFALIFGVKIWIYWIRLSAPKQLWPAMKKFGLGKSFGVLLQSLIVDGFCVASLYRKDKFRWFMHGLILYGFCALMLGDVLMQIFNPLRSELPFTDPLKLLPVLGGAAAMTGVMYVMVRYRKDQYIDNGMTQGRDFLFVTLLFHALVAGFLTLVMKRAGLTGWVMPIYLYHLAIVLVLLATAPFTRFAHVWIVPTMVALTKLADAIVESGVEIGFRREPSPGRHHKSQRIAEQLMRELEPGFDGPVKLRYYP, encoded by the coding sequence ATGGCAAGGCTCGCGATGCTCATCGACCTCACGCGCTGCATTGGTTGCGATGCCTGCACGGTGGCCTGCAAGCAGGAAAACGGCACCCCGATGGACGTGTTCTTCGCAAGGGTGCTCAACATCGAGGCTGGCAAGTATCCCGACGCCAAGCGCGTGTATCTGCCAATGCTCTGCTACCACTGCGAGAATCCTGCTTGCTTGAAAGCTTGTCCCAACAAGGCGATCTTCATGCGCCCTGACGGTGTGGTGCTCATCGACCAGGACCGCTGCCGCGGCACCGGCGCCTGCGTCTCGGCGTGCCCCTACGGAAACATCGTGCTGAAGGCGGAGGACGCCTGGTATTTGAACGAAGACGAAGCCTACGAGCGCGACTTCGTCAAGCCACGACTCAACCAGAACGTTGCGCGCAAATGCACCTATTGCGTGCAGCGCGTGGACGTCGGCCTCGATCCGGCTTGCGTCGTGGCGTGCCCCACCAAGGCGCGTATCTTCGGCGACATGGACAATCCCGAGAGCGAAATCTCAACCTACATCGAGGAGCAGGTGGTTGAAACAAAAAGGTCACCGTTCCAGCTCCTGCCCGAAGCCGGTACCAATCCGGCAGGTCGGTATTTGGGCACGATGGCGAAACAGGCAAGTTCGACATTTGGGCAACGTGCCGGCGTCGAGCGAGCCGAGCCGCTGGATTCCCCGGCAGGAAAGCCCACCACGCCGAAAGCGAAGTCGGGAAGCATGGGAGTCCATTGGCTGGCAACTCTGCTTGCACTGCTGATGCTTTTCGGGATGGCGGCCCTTGGTCGGGGTCAGGGGACCTCTGAGAGCCCTGTACCTGAGAACCTGAAAACCCGTCCCACGACCGATCATTTCGCGACCTCGAACTGCATGGGCTGCCACGGAATGAGCGCGATGGGCGGCTTAGGCCCGCCGATCGCCCAGACCAAGGTCACGCTGGAGAAGTTCGAAGAAGTCGTGCGAAAGGGTAAGGGCATGATGCCCGCCACCAAGGAGGCCGATCTCTCCGCCCAACAGCTTCGCGAGATCTTTGAAGAGGTCAAGGCCAAGCCCTGGGATGAGACGCAGATCCCGATCGCGTACAAGGTCGGAAGTTTGCTCAGCACCAGGAACGTCGGGATCATCTTCTCGCTCGTTACGCTGTTTGCGCTGATCTTCGGCGTGAAGATCTGGATCTACTGGATCAGGCTCTCGGCGCCCAAGCAGCTCTGGCCCGCGATGAAGAAGTTCGGACTCGGCAAGAGTTTCGGGGTCCTGCTCCAGTCGCTGATCGTGGACGGGTTCTGCGTCGCCTCGCTCTACCGAAAGGACAAGTTTCGGTGGTTCATGCACGGCCTGATCCTCTATGGCTTCTGCGCCTTGATGCTCGGAGACGTGCTGATGCAGATCTTCAACCCTCTGCGCTCTGAACTGCCGTTCACCGATCCCCTGAAGCTTCTCCCGGTGCTGGGTGGTGCGGCGGCGATGACCGGCGTGATGTACGTGATGGTCCGCTACCGCAAGGACCAGTACATCGACAACGGCATGACTCAGGGCAGGGACTTTCTGTTCGTCACGCTGCTCTTCCACGCGCTGGTCGCAGGATTTCTGACGCTTGTGATGAAACGTGCCGGCCTGACCGGATGGGTCATGCCGATCTACCTCTATCACCTGGCGATCGTGCTCGTGCTCCTCGCCACCGCGCCGTTCACCCGTTTCGCCCACGTTTGGATCGTGCCGACCATGGTGGCCCTCACCAAGCTGGCCGACGCCATCGTCGAATCGGGCGTGGAGATCGGCTTCCGTCGCGAGCCCTCGCCGGGACGCCACCACAAATCGCAGCGCATCGCGGAGCAGTTGATGAGGGAGCTGGAACCGGGCTTTGACGGCCCCGTCAAGCTTCGCTATTACCCCTGA